From Haloarcula sp. CBA1127, a single genomic window includes:
- a CDS encoding class II fumarate hydratase, translated as MTDEYRTEQDSLGEMQVPADAYWGAQTQRAVENFPISDVTFGRRFIRALGVVKKAAAQANRDLETIPEDKADCIVEAADEVIAGEHDDQFPVDVFQTGSGTSSNMNANEVISNRATELYGGDIGTREIHPNDHVNFGQSSNDVIPTAMHVASLEAVEKDVIPGLKTLRDELEAKEDEFDNVVKTGRTHLQDATPVTLGQEFSGYRTQVEKGISRVQDVHGRLAELALGGTAVGTGLNTHPEFPAKAAEYISEETDLTFREADNHFEAQAAHDAMSEAHGALRTVAGSLNKIANDLRLLASGPRNGLGEIDQPENQPGSSIMPGKINPVVAEAVNQVHKQVVGNDAAVSAGAAEGQIDLNLYKPVLASNFLQSAKLIANSSAVFGEKFVAKLEADADHCAERVEQSMALATALNPAIGYDKASKVAKKALADEKTIREVVLEEGYLDEDEVDDVLDPEKMTKRGILGEE; from the coding sequence ATGACCGACGAGTACCGGACAGAGCAGGACAGTCTCGGTGAGATGCAGGTGCCAGCCGACGCGTACTGGGGCGCACAGACGCAACGCGCTGTCGAGAACTTCCCGATCAGCGACGTAACGTTCGGGCGGCGGTTCATCCGAGCGCTCGGCGTCGTCAAGAAGGCGGCCGCGCAGGCGAACCGCGACCTCGAAACGATTCCGGAAGACAAGGCGGACTGTATCGTCGAGGCCGCCGACGAGGTCATCGCCGGCGAGCACGACGACCAGTTCCCTGTCGACGTGTTCCAGACCGGGTCAGGCACGTCGTCGAACATGAATGCCAACGAGGTCATCTCCAACCGCGCCACGGAGCTGTACGGCGGTGACATCGGGACTCGCGAAATCCACCCGAACGACCACGTCAACTTCGGTCAGTCCAGCAACGACGTGATTCCGACAGCAATGCACGTCGCCTCCCTCGAAGCGGTCGAGAAGGACGTGATTCCGGGCCTGAAGACGCTGCGTGACGAACTCGAAGCCAAGGAAGACGAGTTCGACAACGTCGTCAAGACCGGTCGAACCCACCTGCAGGACGCGACGCCGGTGACACTGGGCCAGGAGTTCTCCGGCTACCGCACGCAGGTCGAGAAGGGCATCTCCCGCGTTCAGGACGTTCACGGTCGCCTCGCCGAACTCGCACTCGGCGGCACCGCGGTCGGGACCGGACTCAACACGCATCCCGAGTTCCCGGCGAAAGCGGCCGAGTACATTAGCGAGGAGACCGACCTCACCTTCCGCGAGGCGGACAACCACTTCGAGGCCCAGGCTGCCCACGACGCGATGTCTGAAGCCCACGGCGCGCTCCGGACGGTCGCCGGCTCGCTGAACAAGATCGCCAACGACCTCCGACTGCTCGCGTCCGGGCCCCGCAACGGTCTCGGCGAGATCGACCAGCCGGAGAACCAGCCCGGCTCCTCGATCATGCCCGGGAAGATCAACCCCGTCGTCGCCGAAGCGGTCAATCAGGTCCACAAGCAGGTCGTCGGCAACGACGCCGCTGTCTCGGCTGGCGCTGCAGAGGGCCAGATCGACCTGAACCTCTACAAGCCCGTGCTGGCCTCGAACTTCCTGCAGTCGGCCAAGCTCATCGCCAACAGCAGCGCGGTGTTCGGCGAGAAGTTCGTCGCCAAACTCGAAGCCGACGCGGACCACTGTGCCGAGCGCGTCGAGCAGAGCATGGCGCTGGCGACGGCGCTCAACCCCGCCATCGGCTATGATAAGGCGAGCAAGGTCGCCAAGAAGGCCCTCGCTGATGAAAAGACCATCCGCGAGGTCGTCCTCGAAGAAGGCTATCTCGACGAAGACGAGGTCGACGACGTGCTCGACCCCGAGAAGATGACGAAGCGTGGCATCCTGGGCGAGGAGTAG
- a CDS encoding GNAT family N-acetyltransferase → MTARLAIPDDVTAINQVATAAWETDYPDILSRETAEDGVRDWYAPEQLESELVESQTLLLVAEREEHVVGFAHATWHETDREGYILRLYVHPDYRREGIGRSLLEQTCEELFEHDIDRINAMVLSANEPGAEFYEGFGFEFADESETEIGGERYPESRYVLADESRV, encoded by the coding sequence ATGACAGCCAGACTGGCAATTCCGGACGATGTAACGGCCATCAATCAGGTGGCGACGGCGGCCTGGGAGACGGATTACCCGGACATCCTTTCGCGCGAAACGGCCGAAGACGGCGTTCGCGACTGGTACGCGCCCGAACAACTCGAATCAGAACTGGTCGAATCACAGACGCTCCTGCTCGTCGCCGAGCGCGAGGAGCACGTCGTCGGGTTCGCACACGCGACGTGGCACGAGACTGACCGCGAAGGCTACATTCTCCGGTTGTACGTCCATCCAGACTACAGGCGCGAGGGAATCGGCCGATCACTGTTAGAACAGACCTGCGAGGAACTGTTCGAGCACGACATCGACCGGATCAACGCGATGGTCCTCTCGGCGAACGAACCGGGAGCCGAGTTCTACGAGGGGTTCGGATTCGAATTTGCCGACGAAAGCGAAACCGAAATCGGCGGCGAGCGCTACCCCGAGAGCCGCTACGTCCTCGCGGACGAGTCGCGGGTCTAG
- the gatE gene encoding Glu-tRNA(Gln) amidotransferase subunit GatE translates to MTEYDYEELGLVAGLEIHQQLDTATKLFCDCPTTIREPEESERSFTRYLHPTKSELGEIDEAALEESMVDREFEYLAYDTTCLVEEDDEPPHRVDREAMETTLEIAQLLDMSVVDQVNVMRKIVVDGSNTTGFQRSMLVANDGAIETSAGPVGIEDMLLEEESCQRIEETENGVRFSLDRLGIPLVEIGTKPDISSPEQAREAAERIGMLLRSTGKVKRGLGTIRQDVNVSIAEGARIELKGVQSLDDIDDLVRNEVRRQVELLDIAEELTERNATVGEPQDVTEVFEDTDSGVIEGALSSGGKVQGLLLSGFDGLVGREIQPDRRLGTELSDHAKRHGAGGIFHTDELPAYGVTEAEVEALRDAVGAGPEDAVAIVADDPETAELAIDAVAERAETALEGVPEETRDANEDATSRYLRPLPGAARMYPETDVPPVEPDVTEVETPELLTEKVDRYESEFDLGSGLAEQVAYGQRWPLFEALVAGEGVDPTLAAGTLESTLTELRRDDVSVGNLTDEHLRGAILLVDGGDVPREGMEDLLTALAENPSLTAEEAVEQEGLGGVDESEVRDAVAEVVERHEDQVAEEGMGAFSALMGECMGALRGKADGDTVSDVLRSEIQKRA, encoded by the coding sequence ATGACCGAGTACGACTACGAGGAGCTGGGGCTCGTCGCTGGCCTAGAGATTCACCAGCAACTCGATACTGCGACGAAGCTGTTCTGTGACTGTCCGACGACGATTCGCGAACCCGAGGAGAGCGAGCGCTCCTTTACCCGCTATCTGCACCCGACCAAGAGCGAGCTCGGGGAAATCGACGAGGCGGCGCTGGAGGAGAGCATGGTCGACCGGGAGTTCGAGTACCTGGCCTACGACACGACCTGTCTCGTCGAGGAGGACGACGAGCCACCCCACCGCGTCGACCGCGAGGCGATGGAGACGACGCTCGAAATCGCCCAGCTACTGGATATGTCCGTCGTCGACCAGGTGAACGTCATGCGAAAAATCGTCGTCGACGGCTCGAACACCACGGGGTTCCAGCGCTCGATGCTGGTCGCAAACGACGGGGCCATCGAGACGAGTGCCGGCCCGGTCGGTATCGAAGATATGCTACTGGAGGAGGAGTCCTGCCAGCGCATCGAGGAAACCGAGAACGGCGTGCGCTTCTCGCTCGACCGCCTTGGCATCCCGCTGGTCGAAATCGGCACGAAGCCGGACATCAGTTCGCCCGAGCAGGCCCGCGAGGCCGCTGAGCGTATCGGAATGCTCCTCCGCTCGACTGGGAAGGTCAAGCGCGGCCTTGGGACAATCCGTCAGGACGTGAACGTCTCCATCGCCGAGGGCGCACGGATCGAGCTGAAAGGCGTCCAGAGCCTCGATGACATCGACGACCTCGTCCGCAACGAGGTCCGCCGGCAGGTCGAACTGCTGGACATCGCCGAGGAACTCACCGAGCGCAACGCCACCGTCGGCGAACCACAGGACGTGACCGAGGTGTTCGAGGACACGGATTCGGGCGTCATCGAGGGGGCGCTCTCCTCGGGCGGCAAAGTACAGGGCCTCCTGCTGTCTGGCTTCGACGGACTCGTGGGCCGTGAGATTCAGCCTGACCGACGGCTCGGGACCGAACTGTCCGACCACGCTAAGCGCCACGGCGCTGGCGGCATCTTCCACACCGACGAACTCCCGGCCTACGGCGTCACCGAGGCGGAAGTCGAGGCGCTGCGGGACGCTGTTGGGGCCGGCCCCGAGGACGCTGTCGCTATCGTCGCTGATGACCCGGAGACCGCCGAGCTGGCCATCGACGCCGTTGCGGAGCGGGCCGAAACGGCGCTCGAAGGCGTCCCCGAGGAGACCCGCGATGCGAACGAAGACGCTACATCGCGGTACCTCCGCCCGCTCCCCGGCGCGGCACGGATGTACCCCGAGACGGACGTGCCGCCGGTGGAGCCCGACGTAACCGAAGTCGAGACCCCGGAACTGCTCACCGAGAAGGTCGACCGGTACGAAAGCGAGTTCGACCTCGGCTCCGGCCTCGCCGAACAGGTCGCCTACGGCCAGCGGTGGCCGCTATTCGAGGCGCTGGTGGCGGGCGAGGGCGTTGACCCGACGCTGGCTGCCGGCACGCTGGAGTCGACACTGACGGAACTCCGCCGCGACGACGTGTCTGTCGGGAACCTCACCGACGAGCACCTCCGGGGAGCGATTCTGCTGGTCGACGGCGGGGACGTGCCGCGTGAGGGGATGGAAGACCTCCTGACGGCACTCGCCGAGAACCCGTCGCTGACGGCCGAGGAAGCTGTCGAGCAGGAAGGACTGGGCGGCGTCGACGAGTCGGAAGTCCGTGACGCCGTTGCCGAAGTCGTCGAACGCCACGAGGACCAGGTCGCCGAGGAAGGCATGGGCGCGTTCTCGGCGCTGATGGGCGAGTGCATGGGCGCACTTCGTGGCAAAGCCGACGGCGATACGGTGAGCGACGTGTTGCGCTCGGAGATACAGAAGCGGGCTTAA